One Thermomonas paludicola genomic window, CGGGCGGAGAAGACTCAGGCCGCGTTGCACCAGATTTCCGAATCCGCCCATTCCGCCGACACCCTTCACGATCTTTTCCTGCGGATCCACCAGATCATCGGCGAACTGCTGCCGGCGCGGAATTTCTTCGTTGCGCTCTACGATGAGCGCAAGGATGAGTTGACCTTCCCCTACTTCGTGGATGAGTACGACCCAGCCCCGACGGAAGCGGAAAAGCTCGATGGCGGCACGCTTTCCGGCCGGGTCATCCGGCTGGGGGAGGCGCTGCTGTTCACCCGGGAGACGCCGCGGACAGGCATCTATGAAGAGCGCTCGATCAGCGGAACGGAATCGCGGGACTGGCTGGGCGTGCCGCTCAAATCGCAGTCGCGCACCATCGGCGCGCTGGTGGTGCAAAGCTACAGCGGCGGGATCCGCTATACCCAGAAGCACAAGGCCTTGCTCGAATTCGTGTCGGGTCAGGTGGCGGTCGCGATCGAGCGCAAGCAGGCAAAGGATGCATTGCTCGAGAGCGAGTCGCGTTTGGAGGAGGCGCAACGCCTTGGCCATCTGGGGAGTTGGAACTGGGACCTGTTCACCAATGCGCTGGTCTGGTCCGATGAGCTCTGCCGAATCTACGGGGTCGAGCCCGGGCGCCACGTGGCCAGCGTCGAGGATTGGATCAGTCGCGTGCATCCCGATGATCGCGATGCGGTGCAATCCACCGTTGCCCATGCACTGGCGGAAAAGGCCGCGATCAACCACGAGCTGCGGATCATCCGTCCCGGCGGCGAGGTTCGTACCCTGTTCGACCAGAGCGAGGTCGTCGTTGACGAACAGGGTCGCGCGGTCAACATGTACGGGGCCTGCCTCGACATCACGCAGCGCAAGATGGAGGCCAGGCTGGAACATGATCGCAGCGTGATCCTGGAGCTTGTTGCCCAGAACCAGCCGATGCCCGTGATCCTGACGCACATCACCAGCATGATCGAAGCGCAGATGCCCGGGGCCCGCAGCGCGATCATGTTGCTCGAGGGTGACCGGTTGCGCACGGGGGCGGCCCCCAGCCTGCCGGAATCCTATTCCGCAGCCTTGGATGGCGGCGCCATCGGGGCGGCGGCGGGCGCCTGCGGCACCGCGTGTTACTTGAATGAAGTGGTGATCAGCGACGATATCGCCAGCGATCCGCTGTGGGACGATTACCGGCACCTGGCCTTGCCACATGGGCTGCGTGCGTGCTGGTCGATGCCGATTTCGTCCAGCGATGCGGGGGTGCTGGGGTCGTTCGCGATCTACCATGACCACCCGTGCCGCCCCAGCCCGCGCGACCTGCAGTTCATGCGGACGACGTCCAGGCTCGCGGCCGTGGCCATCGAACACCGCCTGCTCACCGAACAGCTGTCCCACCAGGCCCAGCATGACGCATTGACCGGATTGCCCAACCGGCTGCTGTTCCAGGATCGGCTGCAGCAGGCGTTGGCGATGGCCCAGCGCAACCAGCAGCAGGTGGCCGTGCTGTACATGGATCTGGATCGCTTCAAGCAGATCAACGACACCCTCGGGCACTCGTCGGGTGATGCATTGCTGCGCCAGGCGGCCGGGCGGCTGGCGGCATGCGTTCGCAAGAGCGATACGTTGGCCCGCCTGGGCGGCGACGAGTTCGTGGTGGTGGTGACGGAGCTGCACGACGCGCAGGACGCGATGCGGGTTGCCACCAAGCTCATTGACGCGCTGCGCGTGCCGTTCCAGGTGGAGGGCAATGAATTGTTCGTCAGCGTCTCGGTGGGCATCAGCATTTATCCGGACGACGGCGAAACCGGCGAAATCCTGATGGCCAATGCCGATGCGGCCATGTACCGCGCCAAGGAAAAGGGCCGCGACAATTTCCAATGGTTTGCATTGGAGATGACCGCTTTGGCGAAGGAGCGCATGGGCATGGAGAACCAGCTCCGCCGCGCGCTGGAGCTGGGCCAGCTCAGCCTGCATTACCAGCCCCAATGCGGCGCGCATGGCGAGCTGCAGGGGTTCGAGGCGCTGATGCGGTGGGAGCACCCAACGCTGGGCATGGTATCGCCCGCCCGCTTCATCCCGTTGGCCGAAGAGAGCGGCCTCATCATCCCGATGGGGGAATGGGCGTTGCGCGAGGCGTGCGCGCAAATTGCGGCGTGGCGGAAGCTTGGCCATGCCGCGAACTTGCGCATGTCGGTGAACGTCTCGGCGGTTCAGTTCAAGCGCGCCGACTGGGTGGAGACCGTGCGCAGGGCCTTGCACGACACCGGTCTGGCGCCTGCGGCGCTGGAACTGGAAATCACCGAAAGCCTGCTGCTGCAGAGCATTTCCGAGACGTCGGCCAATCTGTTCGAGCTTCGCAAGCTGGGCGTTGGCGTCGCCATCGACGATTTCGGCACCGGTTACTCGTCGCTGAGCTACCTGCACAAGCTGCCGGTCTCCACGCTCAAGATCGATCAGTCGTTCGTGCGCCAGATCGACGCCGTGGACGGGCAGGGCAACAGCGAGGCGCCCATCATCCGCACCATCATCGCGCTGGCGCGCAACTTCGGCATGAAGGTGGTTGCAGAAGGCGTTGAAACCGAAATCCAGCGGTCGCTGCTGTTGCGCCTGGGCTGCGACAGCCTGCAGGGCTACCTGTTGCACCGCCCGTTGACGCTGCAACAAGCCGGTGC contains:
- a CDS encoding bifunctional diguanylate cyclase/phosphodiesterase, with amino-acid sequence MAEDAARDTEGYFRLLFECVADALLLLDVKTHQVVDCNQAAVDMLRCRDKHEILSLHPADLSPPTQADGRPSLDKANEMIATALRAGSHRFEWLHCSPHRQAFPVDVVLAPVAVEGRGLLVATCRDITDLKRSEELLRESERSYIGLFNSVEEAIYVQSREGVFLEVNEGAARMYGYPREEFKGRTPEFVSAPGMNDLAEVGEIIGRVFRTGNPERFGFWGLRRNGDVFPKDVVCSKGHYFGQDVIISTARDSTDDRRAEKTQAALHQISESAHSADTLHDLFLRIHQIIGELLPARNFFVALYDERKDELTFPYFVDEYDPAPTEAEKLDGGTLSGRVIRLGEALLFTRETPRTGIYEERSISGTESRDWLGVPLKSQSRTIGALVVQSYSGGIRYTQKHKALLEFVSGQVAVAIERKQAKDALLESESRLEEAQRLGHLGSWNWDLFTNALVWSDELCRIYGVEPGRHVASVEDWISRVHPDDRDAVQSTVAHALAEKAAINHELRIIRPGGEVRTLFDQSEVVVDEQGRAVNMYGACLDITQRKMEARLEHDRSVILELVAQNQPMPVILTHITSMIEAQMPGARSAIMLLEGDRLRTGAAPSLPESYSAALDGGAIGAAAGACGTACYLNEVVISDDIASDPLWDDYRHLALPHGLRACWSMPISSSDAGVLGSFAIYHDHPCRPSPRDLQFMRTTSRLAAVAIEHRLLTEQLSHQAQHDALTGLPNRLLFQDRLQQALAMAQRNQQQVAVLYMDLDRFKQINDTLGHSSGDALLRQAAGRLAACVRKSDTLARLGGDEFVVVVTELHDAQDAMRVATKLIDALRVPFQVEGNELFVSVSVGISIYPDDGETGEILMANADAAMYRAKEKGRDNFQWFALEMTALAKERMGMENQLRRALELGQLSLHYQPQCGAHGELQGFEALMRWEHPTLGMVSPARFIPLAEESGLIIPMGEWALREACAQIAAWRKLGHAANLRMSVNVSAVQFKRADWVETVRRALHDTGLAPAALELEITESLLLQSISETSANLFELRKLGVGVAIDDFGTGYSSLSYLHKLPVSTLKIDQSFVRQIDAVDGQGNSEAPIIRTIIALARNFGMKVVAEGVETEIQRSLLLRLGCDSLQGYLLHRPLTLQQAGALLESDARTMTTAPARGGTAQAPAGKPRVSRKRAARDPE